The following proteins come from a genomic window of Aspergillus luchuensis IFO 4308 DNA, chromosome 3, nearly complete sequence:
- a CDS encoding cytochrome P450 (COG:Q;~EggNog:ENOG410PVPA;~InterPro:IPR001128,IPR036396;~SMCOG1034:cytochrome P450;~TransMembrane:1 (o16-37i);~antiSMASH:Cluster_3.10;~go_function: GO:0005506 - iron ion binding [Evidence IEA];~go_function: GO:0016705 - oxidoreductase activity, acting on paired donors, with incorporation or reduction of molecular oxygen [Evidence IEA];~go_function: GO:0020037 - heme binding [Evidence IEA];~go_process: GO:0055114 - oxidation-reduction process [Evidence IEA]), with the protein MFLARYNWLPWLASDAMPLASTVIYVAIITSIVVVLFHRVVKPQNNKKPATRSQNTLPPELRWSVAQLAHSFFTAQFDFIKEGFRVTGSKAFRFQLRKNQVIVVSGEEARRTFFGAKSLNLYEGFQVLIGTIPTGLNPRVLHGIYKRLNNLQRPDNLQNLLPQLITDCHQKMNSWDNLIIDPCASLHDVTFQMIIRAVTSYEVAEDTRLVSRLKYFYDIIDASVKPLHLWAWVPGLATFYKLRASMYVYWTFHQAVKRRVHSGVRRDDSLQQLLDSGESFQCIVGFMMGLPIAGARSTGTIGTWLLLYLASEPSWSRAVHNEIKDLTTTYRDFSSLSKEDIMGSISAIPLAAWESQTPQLDLCIRETLRRAQPHTAVRRNIGPDLSIGAYTIPSNAFVLYPFSDTALNPTLYPDPLRWDPGRTVVDNNAFIGWGGGTHLCKGQRLANLTLKIIVACTLMSYKIDIVSKNGDVVTGAPVPDWNDYLTCRPQGDCTLRFTKCRE; encoded by the exons ATGTTCCTAGCGAGATATAATTGGCTTCCTTGGTTGGCTTCGGATGCTATGCCGCTTGCAAGCACAGTCATCTATGTGGCTATCATTACTAGCATAGTAGTGGTTTTGTTCCATCGTGTCGTCAAGCCCCAAAATAACAAGAAGCCGGCAACCAGAAGTCAAAACACCCTCCCTCCTGAGCTTCGCTGGTCTGTCGCCCAGCTTGCACATTCCTTTTTCACAGCACAGTTCGACTTCATAAAAGAGGGTTTTAGGGTGACCGGCTCTAAAGCTTTCAGATTTCAACTCCGAAAAAATCAAGTAATTGTGGTATCAGGCGAGGAGGCAAGACGTACTTTCTTTGGAGCGAAAAGCCTGAACCTCTACGAAGGTTTTCAGGTACTCATTGGTACT ATCCCTACAGGTCTCAATCCTCGGGTACTCCATGGTATATACAAGCGATTGAATAATCTTCAGCGACCCGATAATCTCCAGAATT TACTTCCACAACTGATTACAGACTGTCACCAAAAGATGAATTCATGGGACAATCTCATCATTGACCCATGCGCCAGTTTACACGAC GTTACTTTTCAGATGATCATCCGCGCCGTTACCTCCTATGAAGTTGCAGAAGATACCAGGCTTGTATCCCGTTTGAAATACTTTTATGATATTATTGATGCCTCGGTAAAGCCCTTGCACTTATGGGCTTGGGTACCCGGTCTTGCAACTTTCTACAAGCTGCGTGCCTCTATGTATGTCTATTGGACTTTCCACCAGGCTGTCAAGAGGCGCGTCCACAGTGGGGTGCGAAGAGACGACTcccttcagcagcttcttgatTCTGGAGAGAGTTTCCAATGTATTGTCGGG TTTATGATGGGCCTTCCTATCGCTGGGGCGCGATCAACGGGAACGATTG GCACGTGGCTTCTCCTGTACCTGGCGTCTGAACCAAGCTGGTCCAGAGCAGTACACAACGAGATCAAAGACCTCACAACGACCTACAGAGACTTTTCATCCTTGTCGAAGGAAGATATAATGGGGTCAATATCAGCCATTCCCCTTGCAGCATGGGAATCGCAAACCCCGCAGCTGGATCTCTGCATTCGCGAAACACTCCGACGAGCTCAGCCACATACGGCGGTACGGCGCAACATTGGACCTGACCTGTCCATTGGGGCTTATACAATCCCGTCCAATGCCTTCGTTCTATATCCGTTCTCCGATACGGCATTGAACCCGACCCTCTATCCAGACCCATTGCGTTGGGATCCCGGCCGCACGGTTGTCGACAATAATGCGTTTATCGGATGGGGAGGCGGTACACACTTATGCAAAGGCCAACGGCTGGCCAATTTAACCTTGAAGATTATAGTGGCCTGCACTCTGATGAGCTATAAAATTGATATTGTCAGTAAGAATGGTGATGTAGTAACTGGCGCTCCAGTTCCAGACTGGAATGACTACTTGACATGTCGGCCCCAAGGGGATTGCACTCTGCGTTTTACAAAGTGCAGGGAGTGA
- a CDS encoding uncharacterized protein (COG:S;~EggNog:ENOG410PSMR;~TransMembrane:4 (i15-40o60-79i91-117o129-150i)) — protein MWLPLLVRGPTTIPYIYRLVLTTIEPMIALCGALQSLLYPTVYMSSMTRGKVSFLPEMEFLHTELGGAWLYFAFVEAVVLRVFDDERLWRFLCAAMLLSDLAWCHSVAQAVGGWAIWLNVCIWSTEDHLMFWTSAPITIMRLLVVSGIGLNGPNPSVRREQNSTTILKHDGGQESRAKENAGHETNTKV, from the coding sequence ATGTGGCTGCCATTGCTCGTCCGCGGTCCAACGACCATACCCTACATTTACCGCCTTGTTTTGACGACGATAGAACCAATGATCGCCCTGTGCGGCGCCCTGCAGTCGCTCCTTTATCCAACCGTCTACATGAGCAGCATGACCCGTGGCAAGGTGTCCTTTTTGCCGGAGATGGAATTCCTACACACAGAGTTGGGCGGCGCGTGGCTGTATTTTGCATTTGTGGAGGCGGTTGTTTTGCGCGTCTTCGATGACGAGCGTCTATGGCGTTTCCTTTGCGCCGCCATGCTCCTCAGCGACTTGGCCTGGTGCCATTCAGTAGCACAGGCGGTTGGCGGCTGGGCGATCTGGCTTAACGTCTGTATCTGGTCCACGGAGGACCACCTTATGTTCTGGACATCCgcacccatcaccatcatgcGACTTCTAGTCGTCAGTGGGATCGGCCTTAACGGACCCAACCCCAGCGTCCGAAGAGAACAAAACTCGACCACCATACTGAAACACGATGGAGGCCAAGAATCTAGGGCTAAAGAGAACGCAGGCCACGAGACAAACACAAAGGTGTGA